A window from Megalops cyprinoides isolate fMegCyp1 chromosome 8, fMegCyp1.pri, whole genome shotgun sequence encodes these proteins:
- the LOC118782067 gene encoding isocitrate dehydrogenase [NADP], mitochondrial, which translates to MAGYLKVLSSLSRSAAALSKNPGVLAPAAACQNLQQRNYADKRIKVAQPVVEMDGDEMTRIIWEFIKEKLILTNVDVELKYFDLGLPYRDQTDDQVTIDSALATKKYSVAVKCATITPDEARVEEFKLKKMWKSPNGTIRNILGGTVFREPIICKNIPRLVPGWTQPITIGRHAFGDQYRATDFVIDQPGKFKISFIPTDGSTGKEWEVFDFPGGGCGMGMYNTDESITGFAHSCFQYAIQKKWPLYMSTKNTILKAYDGRFKDIFQDIFEKNYKPEFDKLKIWYEHRLIDDMVAQVLKSSGAFVWACKNYDGDVQSDILAQGFGSLGLMTSVLVCPDGKTIEAEAAHGTVTRHYREHQKGRPTSTNPIASIFAWTRGLEHRGKLDGNPDLIKFSQTLERVCVETVESGVMTKDLAGCIHGLANCKLNEHYVNTTDFLDAIKNNLDKALGK; encoded by the exons ATGGCAGGGTATTTGAAGGTCCTTAGTTCCCTGTCTCGGTCTGCCGCCGCGCTTTCTAAAAACCCCGGCGTGCTCGCACCGGCCGCTGCATGCCAGAATCTGCAACAAAGAAACT ATGCTGACAAGCGCATTAAGGTGGCCCAGCCGGTGGTGGAGATGGATGGGGACGAGATGACCCGTATCATCTGGGAGTTCATCAAAGAGAAG CTCATCCTCACCAATGTGGATGTGGAGCTGAAGTACTTCGACCTGGGCCTTCCGTACCGTGACCAGACGGATGACCAGGTCACCATCGACTCCGCCTTAGCCACCAAGAAGTACAGTGTTGCTGTCAAATGCGCCACCATCACTCCTGACGAGGCCAGAGTAGAAG aGTTCAAGCTGAAGAAGATGTGGAAGAGCCCCAACGGAACCATCAGGAACATTCTGGGAGGCACCGTCTTCCGCGAGCCAATCATCTGCAAGAACATTCCCCGTCTCGTTCCTGGTTGGACGCAGCCCATCACAATCGGCAGACATGCCTTCGGCGACCAG TACAGAGCGACAGACTTTGTCATAGACCAGCCGGGGAAATTCAAGATCTCGTTCATCCCCACGGATGGGAGCACAGGGAAGGAGTGGGAGGTGTTCGACTTCCCTGGCGGTGGCTGTGGGATGGGAATGTACAACACAGACGAG tccatcacagggtTTGCCCACAGCTGCTTCCAGTACGCCATCCAGAAGAAATGGCCTCTGTACATGAGCACCAAGAACACCATCCTGAAGGCCTACGACGGCCGCTTCAAGGACATCTTCCAGGACATCTTTGAGAA GAACTACAAGCCTGAGTTTGACAAGCTGAAGATCTGGTATGAGCACCGGCTCATCGACGACATGGTGGCGCAGGTGCTGAAGTCCTCCGGTGCCTTTGTGTGGGCGTGCAAGAACTACGACGGTGACGTCCAGTCCGACATCCTGGCCCAGG GTTTCGGCTCGCTGGGCCTGATGACCTCTGTGCTGGTGTGTCCTGACGGAAAGACCATTGAGGCAGAGGCGGCCCACGGCACAGTCACCAGGCACTACCGGGAGCACCAGAAG GGACGGCCGACAAGCACAAACCCTATCGCCAGCATCTTCGCCTGGACCCGGGGCCTGGAGCACCGCGGCAAGCTGGACGGAAACCCTGACCTCATCAA GTTCTCTCAGACCctggagagagtgtgtgtagaGACTGTGGAGAGCGGTGTTATGACCAAGGACCTCGCGGGCTGCATCCACGGCCTGGCCAA CTGCAAGCTGAACGAGCACTACGTCAACACCACAGACTTCCTGGACGCCATCAAGAACAATCTGGACAAAGCTCTCGGCAAGTGA